The Gammaproteobacteria bacterium genome contains a region encoding:
- a CDS encoding DUF2723 domain-containing protein: MASGNTPPYRWAAGVAGAVFLLYAATVAPTTAFWDTSEYIATGHMLGIPHPPGNPLFVVLARAWDILLAPLGISTAVRINLLSAAVSAAAHGFWFLVVHHILRFFSSDRRFRLVGACAAVLISATAFTVWNQSNVNEKVYTVSLLTIALLTWLTFRWQENLGKGREDNLLVLMAFIMALSVGNHLMALLVLPSLFLFILAVRARTLLSPRLYASSLVAVLLGLSIHLFLPIRSDLDPVINEAQPTCEGVSDALVSVATYGNAGCEELSSALKREQYAKPPLVPRQAPLLAQYGNWMQYFDWQWARGVAFADNRFPPSRLLFTLLFLALGALGLREHYRKDRASWLYLASLFGILSVGLVYYLNFRLGYSFPDQGIEKEVRERDYFFVVGFSVWGLISGIGLAGLWKSLSRNLGSMKMASPVLLLALLPLVLNFQRASRSDDYSARDWAYNLLMSVEPYALIFTNGDNDTFPLWYLQEVEGIRRDVVVAVTSYLNTDWYVKQLRGLSRPCGPGEDPDADPTRILCQRPYTPVGTGALYTDNPASAQAAGLVPLVLREPISPPTRAVVSTELTDDMIERVVMTGVAPLAEERRFRLGPVTATVAQGRQMQPWMQFALSFIANSIDDRPIYFASAVGAPEDMGLRRYIVRQGVAYRLWPGDPAPLQARGIAQVGDPNRVSGVGVWLDTERTRTLVDEVYVHRSGLPEGWDYWRDPSSLGIPTYYALAYFALYREAGLRGDTATANRMLERMEAWNELGL; the protein is encoded by the coding sequence GTGGCCTCGGGCAACACACCTCCCTACCGCTGGGCGGCCGGGGTGGCGGGCGCCGTGTTCCTCCTCTACGCGGCGACCGTGGCTCCCACCACGGCGTTCTGGGACACGAGCGAATACATCGCCACCGGGCACATGCTCGGCATCCCGCACCCTCCGGGGAACCCGCTCTTCGTCGTGCTCGCCCGCGCCTGGGACATCCTGCTGGCTCCCCTGGGAATCTCGACCGCAGTCCGCATCAACCTCCTCTCGGCGGCGGTGAGCGCGGCCGCCCACGGCTTCTGGTTCCTCGTCGTCCATCACATCCTGCGCTTCTTTTCCTCCGACCGGCGCTTCCGGCTGGTGGGGGCGTGCGCGGCGGTCCTGATCAGCGCGACGGCGTTCACGGTCTGGAACCAGTCCAACGTGAACGAGAAGGTCTACACCGTCTCCCTCCTCACCATCGCCCTCCTGACCTGGCTCACCTTCCGCTGGCAGGAGAACCTCGGAAAGGGAAGGGAAGACAACCTGCTGGTATTGATGGCGTTCATCATGGCGCTCTCCGTGGGGAACCACCTCATGGCGCTGCTGGTGCTGCCCTCCCTCTTCCTCTTCATCCTCGCGGTGCGCGCACGCACGCTCCTCAGCCCGCGCCTCTACGCGAGTTCGCTGGTGGCGGTCCTCCTCGGGCTGAGCATCCACCTCTTCCTGCCCATCCGCTCCGACCTCGACCCGGTCATCAACGAGGCTCAGCCGACCTGCGAAGGGGTCTCCGACGCGCTGGTGAGCGTCGCCACCTACGGCAACGCGGGATGCGAGGAGCTGTCATCGGCGCTCAAGCGGGAGCAGTACGCCAAGCCGCCGCTCGTTCCCCGTCAGGCGCCGCTCCTCGCCCAGTACGGCAACTGGATGCAGTATTTCGACTGGCAGTGGGCCCGCGGCGTGGCCTTCGCGGACAACCGCTTTCCTCCCAGCCGGCTCCTCTTCACGCTGCTGTTCCTGGCGCTGGGCGCACTCGGCCTGCGCGAGCACTACCGGAAGGACCGTGCCAGCTGGCTCTATCTGGCCTCGCTCTTCGGCATCCTCTCCGTCGGGCTGGTCTACTATCTGAACTTCAGGCTCGGTTATTCCTTCCCCGACCAGGGAATCGAGAAGGAAGTGCGCGAGCGCGACTACTTCTTCGTCGTCGGTTTCTCGGTCTGGGGCCTCATCTCGGGGATCGGCCTCGCGGGCCTGTGGAAGTCGCTGTCGAGAAACCTGGGGTCGATGAAGATGGCCTCGCCGGTGCTCCTGCTGGCGCTGCTGCCGCTGGTCCTCAACTTCCAGCGCGCGAGCCGTTCGGACGACTATTCCGCGCGCGACTGGGCCTACAATCTGCTCATGAGCGTGGAACCCTACGCGCTCATCTTCACGAACGGCGACAACGACACCTTCCCCCTCTGGTATCTGCAGGAGGTGGAGGGCATCCGGCGCGATGTCGTCGTCGCGGTGACGTCGTACCTGAACACCGACTGGTACGTGAAGCAGTTGCGGGGCCTGAGCCGTCCCTGCGGCCCCGGCGAGGATCCGGACGCGGACCCGACCCGCATCCTCTGCCAGCGCCCCTACACCCCCGTGGGCACGGGCGCGCTGTACACCGACAACCCGGCCTCGGCGCAGGCCGCGGGACTGGTGCCGCTGGTGCTGCGCGAGCCGATTTCGCCCCCGACGCGAGCGGTGGTCAGCACCGAGCTGACCGACGACATGATCGAACGGGTCGTCATGACCGGCGTCGCGCCGCTCGCCGAGGAGCGCCGTTTTCGCCTGGGCCCGGTCACGGCCACGGTCGCGCAGGGGCGCCAGATGCAGCCGTGGATGCAGTTCGCGCTGTCCTTCATCGCCAACTCCATCGACGACCGGCCCATCTACTTCGCCTCCGCCGTCGGAGCCCCGGAGGACATGGGGCTGCGCAGGTACATCGTCCGGCAGGGTGTGGCCTATCGGCTCTGGCCCGGGGACCCGGCGCCGCTGCAGGCCCGGGGGATCGCCCAGGTGGGTGACCCGAACCGGGTGTCGGGGGTCGGAGTGTGGTTGGATACCGAGCGCACGCGCACGCTGGTGGACGAGGTGTACGTGCACCGGAGCGGCCTCCCCGAGGGGTGGGACTACTGGCGCGATCCAAGCAGCCTGGGAATCCCCACCTACTACGCCCTCGCCTATTTCGCTCTCTACCGGGAAGCCGGCCTGCGCGGAGACACCGCGACCGCCAACCGGATGCTGGAGCGGATGGAGGCCTGGAACGAGCTGGGGCTGTAG
- a CDS encoding 2-dehydropantoate 2-reductase: MKICVVGAGAIGGLLAVKLANAGEDVTVIDQGPHLDAIREGGLKLIMADGSEHHAVLDARGDMDGVGEQDLVILAVKAQVLPVVAPGVRGMLGPETMVVPVQNGLPWWYFEKHGGPFAGHRLQSLDPDGVLADSIPVDNIVGTVTFPAGEIASPGVVRHTEGNRFPIGELDGSRTERAQQLVDLLTRAGFKSFVIEDIRAEMWLKLWGNLSFNPISALTRATLVDICQYPLTRQLARTLMEEAQEVAGKLGITFRVGIERRIAGAERVGAHKTSMLQDVEAGRSLEIDAIIGVVSELGQLVEVPTPSVDAIQALVALLDKGVREGTV, from the coding sequence ATGAAGATCTGCGTGGTGGGCGCGGGAGCCATCGGCGGACTGCTCGCCGTGAAGCTCGCGAATGCGGGGGAGGACGTGACGGTCATCGACCAGGGTCCGCACCTGGATGCCATACGGGAGGGCGGACTCAAGCTGATCATGGCCGACGGCTCCGAGCACCATGCCGTGCTCGACGCCCGCGGCGACATGGACGGTGTGGGCGAGCAGGACCTCGTCATTCTGGCGGTGAAGGCGCAGGTGCTGCCGGTGGTGGCGCCGGGGGTCCGCGGCATGCTCGGTCCCGAGACGATGGTCGTCCCGGTTCAGAACGGGCTGCCCTGGTGGTACTTCGAGAAGCACGGCGGGCCGTTCGCAGGGCACCGGCTGCAGTCGCTGGATCCCGACGGCGTCCTGGCCGACAGCATCCCCGTCGACAACATCGTGGGCACCGTGACCTTCCCGGCGGGCGAGATCGCATCACCCGGGGTGGTGCGCCACACCGAGGGCAACCGCTTCCCCATCGGCGAGCTCGACGGCTCGCGCACGGAGCGCGCCCAGCAGCTCGTGGACTTGCTCACGCGCGCCGGCTTCAAGTCGTTCGTCATCGAGGACATCCGCGCCGAGATGTGGCTCAAGCTCTGGGGCAACCTCTCGTTCAACCCGATCAGCGCCCTCACCCGCGCCACGCTGGTGGACATCTGCCAGTACCCGCTCACGCGTCAACTGGCGCGCACGCTGATGGAGGAGGCCCAGGAGGTGGCGGGCAAGCTGGGGATCACCTTCCGGGTCGGGATCGAGCGGCGCATCGCGGGCGCGGAGCGTGTCGGCGCGCACAAGACCTCCATGCTCCAGGACGTCGAGGCGGGCCGCTCGCTCGAGATCGACGCCATCATAGGCGTGGTCTCCGAGCTCGGCCAACTGGTGGAGGTGCCGACGCCGAGCGTCGACGCCATCCAGGCGCTGGTGGCGCTGCTCGACAAGGGTGTGCGGGAGGGGACGGTCTAA
- a CDS encoding M14 family zinc carboxypeptidase: MLATIALAALLQLPGPQAPASPGEFVPGTTYDAAIPTIQSVVGHEVWEVVTPPDQVVRYFEVLAEAAPDRTHLIHYADSWEGRPLVIMVIGSPERIASLEEVKAGLARLAYPEGLSDAEADELIAGLPVVTALMHGIHGNEISSSGAAMMEAYHLLAAQNDPDVDLIFAESLVLIDPNENPDGRNRFVQENTMAAAVRPNVEAYSAEHDERWPGGRVNHYLFDLNRDLFIQSQSETQGKVRVFLEYWPQIVADLHEMGGDATYFFPPTAPPENPWYGERQIALMDVFGRANAAAFDARGFAYFNRDVYDAFYPGYVDMWPMNHGALGMTYEQASARALVLEQSDGDMLTYGDGVLHHFTAAMATAHTSAVNRESILRDYLAFRREGIELGGQGVAEYVLHSAHDPGMADRLARMLVRNGIEVREADGSVNVAGRQLPTEGTFIVPMDQPAHRFARNLLDAHVPMAEDFVQEQIERRARREPDQIYDLTAWSQSLLWDVEAITVDRPTGAAGDLVAANREPEALVLPAATVGYLLPWGTNAAGAVVEALREGVRVRAAGARFTLDGREFPMGTAIVRTAENGPDLRATLGRIAGAHGAEVVPIDDAYVTEGASLGSRSTRGLREPRVLLVYDEPGQTYSVGWTRYVLERRYAQATTVVRASSLGRADLNRYDVIVFPSGNYSGAVGGGLQDRLSEWMRGGGTLITMAESTRWATRAGLLASTAERRGGRAEADDPPDPGTPDQPIEYLDAIVPADEAPASVPGAILRVLLDDEHWLASGTDGEIGVLVEGSRVFRPVTLDDGTNVGRYADEDDLLLGGIVWEESRPQLANKAFLVHQPVGSGQIVAFAEDPNYRAYAEATQLLFMNAVLLGPGR, encoded by the coding sequence ATGCTTGCCACCATCGCCCTCGCCGCCCTGCTGCAGCTCCCCGGTCCCCAGGCGCCCGCCTCGCCGGGCGAGTTCGTTCCCGGTACGACGTACGACGCCGCCATCCCCACGATACAGTCCGTGGTGGGGCACGAGGTCTGGGAGGTGGTTACGCCGCCCGACCAGGTCGTGCGCTACTTCGAGGTGCTGGCCGAGGCGGCTCCGGACCGCACCCACCTGATCCACTACGCCGACAGCTGGGAGGGGCGGCCGCTGGTCATCATGGTGATCGGGTCGCCGGAGCGGATCGCGTCGCTGGAGGAGGTGAAGGCCGGACTGGCGCGGCTGGCCTACCCCGAAGGGCTGTCGGACGCCGAGGCCGACGAGCTCATCGCCGGGCTGCCGGTGGTTACCGCGCTCATGCACGGCATCCATGGGAACGAGATCAGCTCGAGCGGGGCGGCCATGATGGAGGCCTACCACCTGCTGGCCGCTCAGAACGACCCCGACGTCGACCTCATCTTCGCCGAATCGCTGGTGCTCATCGATCCGAACGAGAACCCGGACGGGCGCAACCGCTTCGTCCAGGAAAACACCATGGCGGCGGCGGTCCGACCCAACGTCGAAGCGTACTCGGCGGAGCACGACGAGCGCTGGCCGGGAGGCCGCGTCAACCACTACCTGTTCGACCTGAACCGCGACCTGTTCATCCAGAGCCAGTCGGAAACGCAGGGCAAGGTGCGCGTGTTCCTGGAGTACTGGCCGCAGATCGTCGCCGATCTGCACGAGATGGGCGGCGACGCCACCTACTTCTTCCCGCCCACTGCGCCCCCGGAGAACCCATGGTACGGAGAGCGCCAGATCGCGCTCATGGACGTGTTCGGGCGCGCCAACGCCGCCGCCTTCGACGCGCGGGGCTTCGCCTATTTCAACCGGGACGTCTACGACGCCTTTTATCCGGGCTACGTGGACATGTGGCCCATGAATCACGGCGCGCTTGGCATGACCTACGAACAGGCGTCGGCGCGGGCGCTGGTGCTCGAGCAGTCCGATGGCGACATGCTGACCTACGGGGACGGCGTCCTGCACCACTTCACGGCCGCGATGGCCACGGCGCACACGTCCGCCGTCAACCGCGAGAGCATCCTCCGCGACTACCTGGCCTTCCGCCGCGAGGGCATCGAACTGGGCGGCCAGGGCGTGGCCGAGTACGTGCTCCACTCGGCGCACGACCCGGGGATGGCGGATCGGCTGGCTCGCATGCTGGTGCGCAACGGCATCGAGGTGCGCGAGGCCGATGGGTCGGTCAACGTGGCGGGCAGGCAACTTCCGACCGAGGGGACCTTCATCGTCCCCATGGACCAGCCGGCCCACCGCTTCGCGCGCAACCTGCTCGACGCGCACGTGCCGATGGCGGAGGACTTCGTCCAGGAGCAGATCGAACGCCGCGCCCGGCGCGAGCCCGACCAGATCTACGACCTGACCGCGTGGAGCCAGTCGCTGCTCTGGGATGTGGAGGCGATCACCGTCGACCGTCCAACCGGGGCAGCCGGCGACCTCGTCGCCGCCAACCGCGAGCCGGAGGCGCTGGTGCTTCCCGCCGCCACCGTCGGCTACCTCCTGCCGTGGGGCACCAACGCGGCCGGCGCGGTCGTGGAAGCCCTGCGCGAAGGCGTGCGTGTGCGGGCCGCCGGTGCCCGCTTCACCCTGGACGGGCGCGAATTCCCGATGGGCACCGCGATCGTGCGCACGGCCGAGAACGGACCCGACCTGCGCGCGACGCTGGGGCGCATCGCCGGGGCCCACGGGGCGGAAGTGGTCCCGATCGACGACGCCTACGTGACCGAGGGAGCGTCGCTGGGCAGCCGGTCCACGCGGGGGCTGCGCGAGCCGAGGGTGCTGCTGGTCTACGACGAGCCCGGCCAGACCTACTCGGTGGGCTGGACCCGCTACGTCCTGGAGCGCCGCTACGCCCAGGCCACCACGGTCGTGCGCGCCTCCAGCCTGGGACGCGCTGACCTCAACCGCTACGACGTGATCGTCTTCCCCAGCGGCAACTACTCGGGCGCGGTCGGCGGCGGCCTGCAGGACCGGCTGAGCGAGTGGATGCGCGGGGGCGGCACCCTGATCACCATGGCCGAGTCGACCCGCTGGGCCACGCGGGCGGGGCTGCTCGCCAGCACCGCCGAGCGCCGCGGCGGCCGTGCCGAGGCCGACGATCCCCCGGACCCGGGCACGCCCGACCAGCCCATCGAATACCTGGATGCCATCGTCCCCGCGGACGAAGCTCCGGCATCCGTGCCCGGCGCAATCCTCAGGGTGCTGCTCGACGACGAGCACTGGCTCGCCTCCGGCACCGACGGCGAGATCGGAGTCCTGGTCGAGGGCTCGCGGGTGTTCCGCCCTGTGACCCTGGATGACGGAACCAACGTCGGGCGCTACGCGGACGAGGACGATCTCCTCCTGGGCGGGATCGTCTGGGAGGAATCCCGGCCCCAACTGGCCAACAAGGCCTTCCTGGTCCATCAGCCCGTCGGGTCCGGCCAGATCGTGGCATTCGCGGAGGATCCCAACTACCGTGCGTACGCGGAGGCGACCCAGCTTCTGTTCATGAACGCCGTCCTGCTCGGGCCGGGCCGCTGA